The stretch of DNA TATTCTACTCAAGTTTATTCTTCTACAAAAGATAGAACCTATGCTGTTTGTGTTAGTAAACCTTTTCTTACAAAAAAAAGACAAAGTGGTGTTTATTGACGATTTTTTGACCAACGGGCATCCCGCTTTTGGGGTGAAAAATCTTATCGAACAGGCTGGTGCAGAATTGTTAGGAATGGGTTTTGTGATCGAAAAATCTTTCCAAAAAGGAAGAGCATGCTTGCTAGAAGAAGATTCATTGGTAGAATCTTTGGTTAGAAGGCAATAACTCTCTGCCAATGAAATTCTCTTCGAGGAGGAATAAACCAATATAAAAAGGAGAAAAGTTACCTTTGGATGAAGAAGATAAATGTTAAAGTATTCTTAAAGTTTAAAATAATAATTTTTTTTTAAAAATTCATTATCAGTCGTTTAAAGAAGATTGATTAACTAAAACCAAAAATGTTTTCATTTTAGTTTTGGTGAATAAAAAAACCTTCCTATATTTGCACAGCAAAAAGACAAAGACCCATGGTGTAACGGTAGCACACCGGTTTTTGGTGCCGTTTGTCGGGGTTCGAATCCCTGTGGGTCTACAAATTGTCTTTTTTGCACTACTAACTTGCAGACCCATGGTGTAACGGTAGCACACCGGTTTTTGGTGCCGTTTGTCGGGGTTCGAATCCCTGTGGGTCTACAAAAATCCTTTCCAAAAAGAGATGGAAAGGATTTTTTGTTTTTAAAACTCTTTCATATATTTAGATTATGAATTTGGTAGAGGTAATCGCTGAGGCGAAGAAAGGCAAAAATGTTGCTCAAAATACCCTAATGGATACTTTTTGGCTTCCTGTATATCGTTATGTGGAAGGAAAAATAAGAAATGGTGAAGAGGCAGAAGACATCACAATCGAGACATTTACCAAGGTTTTTAATAAATTAAAACTCTATAATCCGGATTTTGATTTTTTGACTTGGTTGATTTCTATCGCACACAATACGATGATTGATTATATTCGTCGCTCTCCAAAATTGAATATTTCACTCGATGATGAAGCCTTTTCGCAGCATCAATACATTGTAGAAGAAAACCCAACACCAGAAGAATATCTAATTCTTCAGCAGAAAAATGATGAATTGTTGGCAGAAATAGAAAAATTACCAATTCATTATCAGAAAGTTATTCAGCTAAGGTATTTAGAAGATAAAACTTATAAAGAAATTGCAGAAGAATTGCAGCTGACCTTAGCCAATGTAAAAGTTAGAATTTTACGAGCAAGACAATTGTTGTGGGAGCAATTGCGATAACATGCAGTGTGATTTGAATACGAAAACAAGTGAGAAGTCGTTTATAAAAAAAGATCATAGATATGAAGTTGTATTTATTGCGTTTTTTTGGGTTATGTTTATTCAGTAGCATTTTGTTTTCGTGTAGTACAAATCGAATAGCCAATGTACGAAAGTCTCCCACTAAAATAAGAACGGTCTATGATTCTAAAAAAGCAAACGATCAGTATAGAACAGAGACGCTGATTAATGCCGAATCAATTGTTTTGTACGAAGTTCCGGACCAGGATCTCGATCGTTCAACTGTAGAAATACAATCGTTGGTAATCGCAGCAAGCCAATATCTTGGTACGCCTTATAAATATGGAGGTTTAGACATAACGGGTATGGATTGTTCGGGCTTGGTATTGCGATCCTTCGAAGCGATTGAACAGAAAATGCCTCGTATTTCTCGGGAACAAGCTAATAAAGGAAAAGAAATAAAGTTAACCGAAATCAAGATTGGCGATTTATTATTTTTCAATACATCGGGCAATTCTATTACCCATGTTGGGATAGTAGAAAGTGTAAAAGATGGAATAGTATATTTTATTCATGCCTCTACAACCAGAGGGGTAATGGTGTCTTCTTTAGCCGAAAATTATTGGAGTCGTAGATTTGTAAAAGCAACACGTATGTTGTAACTTCATCGAATGGTATATTTTCGGATATTTTTATTGATTATTTTTTTGTTTTTCGGTAATTTTCTTATCGCGCAAGATAATCTTCTTATCCAGAAAGATACTATGGTTCAACCTTTGAAACCAAAAAAATGGAAAGATAAAAAAGCGATAAAAACTCTTCGGAAATGGTTAATAAAAAAAGATACTGATACTCGTGCTAGAACAGACTCACTGGCTTTGTTCTCAGAGTATAGAGAATATCAGAACATTCCCATACGCAACATTTATATTCAATCGAACGACCCTTTTGGGTATGATGTGAATGATTCTCTTACAAAACCTCAGAAAAAAATAGAACGGATAGGCAATACTTTGCATGGCAAGACTAAAGAGTCCATTATTAATGATTATCTTTTATTTAAAGAAGGAGATAAGTTTGATTCTCTAAAAGTTAGAGAGTCCGAACGTCTTTTACGTAAAACTTATGTAATTCGTCGTATAAAAATCACAGCAAAACATGTCAATGATGGTGAGGCAGTAGATGTATATGTACGTACAGTAGATTCTTGGAGTATGATTGTGAGTGGCTCAGTCTCTACATCGAAGATTGGTTTACGTTTGCGAGAAAGAAATTTTTTGGGTGTAGGACATTATTTCGATAATCGTATAAAATATGACTTCGAAGACAAAAAATACCGTTATACAGGTCGATATCACATCCCGAATATCTATAAAACTTACATAAGTTTTGATGGAGTTTATCATAAAGATTATGAAAAATATTTTACTAAAGGAATATCATTTCAACGCAAGTTTTTCTCACCTCTCACTCGCTGGGCTGGAGGAATAACATTGAGTACACAATATTTTAGAGAAAACTTAGATTTTTCGGAAGTTCTCGACGATAAAAAACATTCTTTTGATTTCACCAATCAAGATTATTGGGGAGGGTATGCTTTTCGTATTGCTTCTGAACATGGTGCTTATGGTAAAATAACAAATCTAATTTTGTCTGCACGATACAATATCCGCACCTACGAAGATTCACCCGATGGTAATTACGATCCTGATGATTTTTTTGCAAGCCACAAACTCCTGATCGCAGGTGTAGGTATTACCTCTAGAGGTTATTATAAAGATCAGTTTATTTTTAAAGTTGCCCAGGATGAAGATATTCCAATAGGACGATCGTTGATGATAAATGTGGGCAATGAACATAAAAATGACCGGAATAGACTTTATTTAGGTGCAAAATATACCTCGGGTAATAAATATTCATTTGGCTATCTAGGCGCAACAGTCGAATACGGGACCTATCTTGGTAACGGTAATCTAGAACAGTCTGTATTGTCTATGCAATCACTCTTTTATACCAACTTGTATCATGCTGGTAGTTGGCATTTTCGCCATTTTTTGCGAAGTGTTTTCATGTACGGATACAATCGTTTCGACACTCAGGGTGATTTACTTTCTTTGCACAATGATGATTATTTAGGGATGGTCGGCTTCAATTCTGAAAATTTATTTGGTACACAAAAACTTATTTTCTCTATTCAATCGCAGGCTTATTCTCCATGGAGTGTTTTAGGATTTAGAATGTCGCCTTTTTCCAATATTACTCTAGGAATGTTGAATGATAATAAAAAATTCGTTCTTCAAAATAAACTTTACCCTAGCTTTAGTTTAGGAGTCTTGCTTACCAATGATTTTTTGGTTTTTGGGAACATACAATTATCGTTCACCTATTTTCCTAGGACGCCTGGCAAAGAAAATAATAGAATCCTATTCAATACATTGCAAAATTATGATTTAGGTCAATTAAATTATGAAATTGGTCGTCCAGAAACAGTGAAGTGGAATAAATGGTACTGAATTTGTTAGGAGTTTTATCAAACCTCCAACAATCTTAAAATGAAACTACTATTTGTAAATTTTATGTTCCTTGCAACACTCGTTGTATATGCCCAAAAGAAACCTCAAAATCTAGAAAATAAACAAACAGTAATTCCGACGAAGGAGCAAAGACTTACTAATAATCAGCCAACCTTATCTTATCATTGGCAAAATTTAGTTGGCAAAAAACTATCATTTGCCATCCATACACTACCAGACAATTTCCCAGGTTTTGATTATTTATATGTTCGTAAAGATCAAAAAAATATTTATGCACCAAATCAGTTAAATAAAACTTCACCAAATGAATTGATGAATAAAACCTTTAAAGTACTGAGAGTAGAAGAAAACTTTCGTAATAAGCAAAGTGAAATTTGTATACTGCTATTTATAGAGAATTTGTCGCCTTCTAATTATCTACGTAAACAATTTTATTATATCTATAATCCGAACGACAAGCAACCATTTTTGTTTACAATCTTTCAATAGTTATTTATATCAGATATAAATAAAAAGCATGCTATCGGGCGAAAAGAATTTTATTGTAAATTCATAATGAAAAAAACGCAAATCTCATGAAAAAAACACAAATCAAAACGCTATTTGGTTTGCTATTCGCTCTGATTCTTGTTGTATCGTGTAGCTCGAATGCCTTAGGCAAGGTAGACAAAGGGAGGGAATTAGCACAAGTAATAATCCAGGCTGGAAAAACCTAAAAGTTTTACCCAAAACAATCTCAGAAGAAGAGTTGAAAGGCATGATGAAAAATTTCAATACATCTTTAGGAGTTAAATGTAATTTTTGTCATGCATCTAATGCAGAGGGAGAATTAGATTTTGCATCAGACGCAGTGAAAAATAAAGAAATTGCCAGAGGAATGCTAAATATGACTTTCGAATTGAATAAAAAATATTTTGGAGTTTCTTTAGACAAAGATGCACCAAAAGTTACTTGTTTTACTTGTCATCAAGGAAAAAAACATCCATAATCGCGACGAGCGTCTCAATCATATTTCTATTTATGGTATGAATAATCTATAAATTATAAAAAAATCCTGCTCAGAGAACAGGATTTTTTATGTTTTTTTATTTTTCAACTACTTTGGCTCATCTGTAGAAGGCAAATCAATTTTGATGGACAATTCCTCTAATTGTGCTTCATCTATTTTTGCAGGCGCATCGATCATCACATCTCGACCCGAATTGTTTTTGGGGAATGCAATATAATCGCGTATTGTTTCCGAGCCATCTAAAATAGATACCAAACGATCAAAACCAAAAGCCAAACCTCCATGCGGTGGCGCACCATATTTGAAGGCATTCATCAAAAATCCGAATTGTGCTTCGGCTTGTTCTGGTGAGAATCCGAGAAGTTCGAACATTTCGGCCTGTAACTTGCGATCGAAAATACGGATAGATCCTCCGCCAATTTCATTGCCATTCAATACCAAGTCATAAGCATTTGCTCGTACTTCGCCCGGATTTGTTTTGATCAAATCATAATCTTCTACTTTTGGTGAAGTGAATGGATGATGCATCGCATAATAGCGTTGAGTTTCATCGTCCCATTCTAATAGCGGGAAATCTACTACCC from Weeksella virosa DSM 16922 encodes:
- a CDS encoding RNA polymerase sigma factor; the protein is MNLVEVIAEAKKGKNVAQNTLMDTFWLPVYRYVEGKIRNGEEAEDITIETFTKVFNKLKLYNPDFDFLTWLISIAHNTMIDYIRRSPKLNISLDDEAFSQHQYIVEENPTPEEYLILQQKNDELLAEIEKLPIHYQKVIQLRYLEDKTYKEIAEELQLTLANVKVRILRARQLLWEQLR
- a CDS encoding C40 family peptidase, with translation MKLYLLRFFGLCLFSSILFSCSTNRIANVRKSPTKIRTVYDSKKANDQYRTETLINAESIVLYEVPDQDLDRSTVEIQSLVIAASQYLGTPYKYGGLDITGMDCSGLVLRSFEAIEQKMPRISREQANKGKEIKLTEIKIGDLLFFNTSGNSITHVGIVESVKDGIVYFIHASTTRGVMVSSLAENYWSRRFVKATRML
- a CDS encoding c-type cytochrome — its product is MMKNFNTSLGVKCNFCHASNAEGELDFASDAVKNKEIARGMLNMTFELNKKYFGVSLDKDAPKVTCFTCHQGKKHP